A stretch of the Massilia sp. W12 genome encodes the following:
- the pyk gene encoding pyruvate kinase — protein MSRGTKIVATIGPASSDLATLVRMISAGVDVVRLNFSHGKAQDHIERARLIRQAAAECGREVAIMADMQGPKIRIGKFENGKIELAKGDSFILDAAWGANGELGNQERVGLDYKALPRDVKADDILLLNDGLIVLTVDKIRENEIFTTVKIGGELSNNKGINRQGGGLTAPALTAKDMEDIKTAMSFQADYLAISFPKSATDMEMARQLANIAGEPWGHKPMMIAKIERAEAIPVLQEILNASDGIMVARGDLAVEVGNAAVPALQKRMIKMARASNKLAITATQMMESMIVNAVPTRAEVSDVANAVLDGTDAVMASAETASGKYPVETVEMMAAICSAAEQSERSELDADFMNVQFTRIDQSIAYAALFTAHHLPVKAIVALTESGSTALWMSRHNIDTPIFALTPSVATQRKVALFRNVRGYNLAQSNDSEAVLREVETVLTERGMVQKGDMMVVTWGEPMGQVGGTNAMKIVKVGQI, from the coding sequence ATGTCTCGCGGCACAAAAATCGTGGCCACTATCGGCCCGGCTTCAAGCGATCTGGCAACCCTGGTGCGGATGATTTCCGCTGGCGTCGATGTGGTGCGCCTGAACTTTTCGCATGGCAAGGCGCAAGACCATATCGAACGCGCGCGCTTAATCCGTCAGGCCGCCGCCGAATGCGGGCGCGAAGTGGCGATCATGGCCGATATGCAAGGCCCCAAGATCCGCATTGGCAAATTTGAAAACGGCAAGATTGAGCTGGCCAAGGGCGATTCCTTCATCCTCGATGCGGCCTGGGGCGCCAACGGCGAACTGGGCAATCAAGAGCGCGTCGGCCTGGACTACAAAGCGCTGCCGCGCGATGTCAAAGCGGACGATATTTTGCTGTTGAACGATGGCTTGATCGTGCTGACGGTGGATAAAATCCGCGAAAATGAAATCTTCACCACCGTCAAAATCGGTGGCGAACTCTCGAATAACAAGGGCATCAACCGTCAGGGCGGCGGCCTGACCGCGCCGGCCTTGACCGCCAAGGACATGGAAGACATCAAAACCGCGATGAGCTTCCAGGCCGATTATCTGGCGATTTCCTTCCCCAAGAGCGCAACCGATATGGAAATGGCGCGCCAATTGGCGAATATCGCCGGCGAGCCGTGGGGCCATAAGCCGATGATGATCGCCAAGATTGAGCGTGCGGAAGCGATTCCGGTGCTGCAAGAGATTTTGAACGCCTCGGACGGCATCATGGTGGCGCGCGGCGATTTGGCGGTGGAAGTCGGCAACGCTGCCGTGCCGGCCTTGCAAAAACGCATGATCAAGATGGCGCGCGCTTCCAATAAGCTGGCCATTACCGCGACCCAGATGATGGAGTCGATGATTGTCAACGCGGTGCCGACCCGCGCCGAAGTGTCGGACGTGGCCAACGCTGTGTTGGATGGCACCGACGCGGTGATGGCTTCGGCGGAAACCGCTTCCGGCAAATATCCGGTTGAGACGGTGGAAATGATGGCGGCGATTTGCTCCGCCGCCGAGCAATCCGAGCGCAGCGAGCTGGATGCCGATTTCATGAATGTGCAATTCACCCGGATTGATCAGTCCATCGCCTATGCCGCGCTGTTTACCGCGCACCATTTGCCGGTGAAGGCGATTGTGGCGCTGACCGAGTCCGGCTCCACCGCGCTGTGGATGAGCCGGCACAATATCGACACGCCGATTTTTGCTTTGACCCCATCTGTGGCGACGCAGCGCAAAGTGGCGCTGTTCCGCAATGTGCGCGGCTATAACCTGGCGCAGTCGAATGACAGTGAAGCGGTGTTGCGCGAAGTGGAAACGGTGCTGACAGAGCGCGGCATGGTGCAAAAAGGCGACATGATGGTAGTCACTTGGGGCGAACCAATGGGACAGGTGGGCGGCACGAATGCGATGAAGATCGTGAAAGTGGGCCAAATCTGA
- the fba gene encoding class II fructose-bisphosphate aldolase (catalyzes the reversible aldol condensation of dihydroxyacetonephosphate and glyceraldehyde 3-phosphate in the Calvin cycle, glycolysis, and/or gluconeogenesis), whose translation MALVSMRQLLDHAAENGYGLPAFNVNNLEQVQAIMAAADEVGAPVIMQASAGARKYAGEAFLRHLIDAAVEAYPHIPVVMHQDHGQSPAICMGAIRSGFTSVMMDGSLMEDGKSVASYEYNVEVSREVVKFSHAIGVTVEAELGVLGSLETMMGDKEDGHGADGKMTREQLLTDVNQAAEFVKLTQCDALAIAIGTSHGAYKFSRKPTGDILAIERIKEIHARIPNTHLVMHGSSSVPQELLAEIRQFGGDMKETYGVPVEEIQEGIRHGVRKINIDTDIRLAMTAAIRRFMFENPSKFDPREYLKPAREAAKGICKARFLSFGCEGQAAKIKAMPLEKMAERYKKGELAQIVK comes from the coding sequence ATGGCACTCGTATCGATGCGTCAACTGCTCGACCACGCCGCTGAAAACGGCTACGGTTTGCCGGCATTCAATGTCAACAATCTGGAACAGGTGCAAGCCATCATGGCCGCCGCTGACGAAGTCGGCGCGCCGGTGATCATGCAGGCTTCCGCCGGCGCCCGCAAGTATGCCGGCGAAGCTTTCCTGCGCCACCTGATCGACGCCGCAGTCGAAGCGTATCCGCATATCCCGGTGGTGATGCACCAGGATCACGGCCAGTCGCCGGCGATTTGCATGGGCGCAATCCGCTCCGGCTTCACCTCGGTGATGATGGATGGCTCGCTGATGGAAGACGGCAAGAGCGTGGCCAGCTATGAATACAATGTCGAAGTGTCGCGCGAAGTGGTGAAATTTTCGCACGCCATCGGCGTCACCGTTGAAGCTGAATTGGGCGTGCTCGGTTCGCTCGAAACCATGATGGGCGACAAGGAAGACGGCCACGGCGCGGATGGCAAGATGACGCGCGAACAGCTCTTGACCGATGTCAATCAAGCTGCCGAATTCGTCAAGCTGACCCAGTGCGATGCGCTGGCGATTGCGATTGGCACTTCGCACGGCGCCTACAAATTCTCGCGCAAGCCGACCGGCGATATTCTGGCGATTGAGCGTATCAAGGAAATCCACGCACGCATTCCGAACACCCATCTGGTGATGCACGGTTCTTCTTCCGTGCCGCAGGAATTGCTGGCCGAGATCCGTCAATTCGGCGGCGACATGAAAGAAACCTATGGCGTGCCGGTGGAAGAAATCCAGGAAGGCATCCGTCATGGCGTGCGCAAGATCAATATCGACACCGACATCCGTTTGGCGATGACGGCTGCGATCCGCCGCTTTATGTTTGAAAATCCGTCCAAGTTCGACCCGCGCGAATACCTCAAGCCGGCGCGCGAAGCCGCCAAGGGCATTTGTAAAGCGCGTTTCCTGTCCTTCGGCTGCGAAGGCCAGGCCGCGAAAATCAAAGCCATGCCGCTGGAAAAAATGGCAGAGCGTTACAAGAAGGGCGAGCTGGCGCAAATCGTCAAGTAA